The genomic window TATGATTAAGTATTCATATGGTTTCTCAAATCTTTTAAAATATCTATACGGCAAAATCATTTCCTAGTTATTAATTCTTTGGTTGATTTTCTGGGATTTGGATGCCCAAACAGGGAATTCAGTTAACTTGATTAGCTTGATTGAACCACTGTACCTTAGGATGAACTGTAATCATTTTTTCATGTATTAATTCCTCCTTTTGTTTATCTGATTCATAAATTTAAAATTCCAGGACCATAAATGGACAGAAGAAACAAGACAAGCCTGTGCAGTCATCAGGAAATGACCTGAAAAAACATTGAGCGCCCTGTATCGATACAAACTATGACCTCAACAGGTGGATGAGGTGAATGCTTGTTAATAATCTGATTAGATGCATATCCTTCAAATGCAAACTATGAGGGTCACGCTTGGTAGTATTGAGAAAACGTGTGTTTGCATTTTGAACGTTCCTTTTCAGTCATACCAGGAAGATTACATCTGCATATCTGCAACTGAACGTGAGACCTGACGTCGACATACTTTTACCCACTGGAAGCAAATCAGCTTCGTTCCCATACTGATGGTGCTGATAGTGCCAGTTTCCTGCACCAGACACATTTGAGCTTCAAGGTCAGGtatacaaaacacattttcaatcaCCTTTGTAAATCATTTGCTGCAATAAACATTAAGTACACGCCTACACAaaggatgaaaataaaaacacgtaAATGTGAAACTAGCTGGTTGCTCATCCTCTACATTTGAATGTTTGCCAgatcacatgaaaaaaaagcgGTATTTTAATCTTTGCTAACGCACTTTGTGCCCTATGAGCAATGATTACTGACTGTATTTAGCTTAATAAGTGATATCTCAGTCATCTTTCCTTCTGTACGCAAGGagtctttctttttaaatgtttcttcatATAAAAACGACAAATGCTTATTTGCATTATAATTCTAAAATCATTTGATAACACACTCTCAAGGGTAATTATGCTCATATTTTGAGTGTTTCGTTCTGACTTGATATAAAATGCAGAGTGGATTAAACATTAGCTTTTTAAGGCCAGTAGTTGAACCTTGAATTGACCTTGATTCATCAAATCTTTCCTTGTAAAATGTTGCTTGGACATGTTTTGTCTTTATGGGCCAATATTTTTAGGAAGTTTTGTGATGCGCATACcattaaaataatgtaatatgcTGATGACATAgtgaatataaaacatttacTTCTACAGCCatatttttcctgttttctgtgagAAACTTGTTAACTGTGCTTTTGCCAGTATTGGCAAGGACACTATTGAAAAAGAGATGTTTGAtcttagcaaactttatctaaTTAAAGAAACGGTTATGTacgataaaataaaacagtgaaataatataaaataggGCCTAGCGGTCTCAGCacgcaccccatgtacagagactatagccctcgtcacagaggtcacaggtttgattctagcctcatttactgcatgtcctcccccactctctactccccacatttcctgtctctcttcagctgtcccatccatTGAAaggcaaaatatatatatatatatatatatattctacaATAGAAGGTAGCTTGTCCTGTCAGATTCCCTTTTCAAACATGataaatgatgataaaaaaTTGCCAGGGAAGATTTAAACCTCTATTTTTCTAACTTCACTCAACAGTTTGTTTGAGTGACACAAAAGTGAGACtttggtaaaaaataaaacatttatttttacatccatattttacagaaataaaaatatactttTGGAAAAATTCACAAACAACTTTACAACTATACACACTGATTCTGAGTTTACATGATCACAAAGGCTTAATACGCCTTacaatcaaaaacattttttacattatgCTGAGTTCATTTCACTTTCCAGTTTTGCCCTGAAACTTTTATCCTCTCATCACATTCATGGTAAAAGTGcagttttcttcattttccagttttcacttattttgttCACATGATCAGAGCACAAGTGTAATCATCACATTAACACCTCAGCATATTTGATTTCACACCTTCTGTACAACATTTACACATTAACAAAGGCACAGTGTAATATCATGTGACAGCATTTTGCTGACCAGGATACATTCAGTAGTTTTAGTTCATAGTGTTTTCTTGTCACAGTCACTCAGTATAGCTTGTGTTCTGGGGAACCCGCTCCCCTGCAAGGTTCCcacgtctctcctcctcttatGGAGCTCAGACTTGACCTCGACACAGTGGGCAACATCCAAACTCCTTGAGGACCCTGGGAGAGCAGTAGATACACAGACACCGGTGGCCACAAGGCAGAGTTATTCTGGCGCGTTTTGCCATGCACACCACACAGTCCAGTGTACTGCTTGCATCTATTGACagagaaattacaaaacaaGACTGGTGTTAGTTGAttacatcctcctcttctttggttagtaaagtgaaaaacaaagatTTCCAATCAGTCCTGAATGACAGTATTACCTGTTCCGTCTTCCATTTCAAGAAAAGAGATGGTTTCTTCACTGCTTCCATATTGGCTCAAGTCACTGATTGACCAGTTGTGTGGGTTGACAGCATGTGAGGTGAGGTGTTCAGGTACAGGACAGGAGGTTTTTGTGATAGACCAGGTCACTTTCTTCGAGCCTGCAGCAAAGAGTACAAACATTAAACCAACAAGAAAAACTAGTCAGTTTACAGCGCACAGCCTCAAGGAAAAACCAGTTGTGCAGTACACAGAGAATCATTTTCATATGCTTGTAGACATACCCAGGAGGAGGATGGAGCATGTGTTTCCATAGACATCGATCATGGCCCACAGCGGCCGGCTGAGGTCCACTCCTGTCGTCAGcttgtgtttgttgctgttgtgcCCATTGACGTAGATGGAGCCTCCAGATGAGACCCAGAACTCCAGCTCTGAGCCCC from Notolabrus celidotus isolate fNotCel1 chromosome 9, fNotCel1.pri, whole genome shotgun sequence includes these protein-coding regions:
- the LOC117818739 gene encoding LOW QUALITY PROTEIN: E3 ubiquitin-protein ligase NEURL3 (The sequence of the model RefSeq protein was modified relative to this genomic sequence to represent the inferred CDS: substituted 2 bases at 2 genomic stop codons); amino-acid sequence: MMKENFNENSDIVSETTHRCGWPCLGPLTFHSQAAGNKVNLSHGCCRAERNRDTFKNGVVFSSRPVKPMEKIRLRVEKDVSNWHGGLRVGFTNVPPSSKSLPLPAMAIPNLTSTPGHWAAPVLESLCSRGSELEFWVSSGGSIYVNGHNSNKHKLTTGVDLSRPLWAMIDVYGNTCSILLLGSKKVTWSITKTSCPVPEHLTSHAVNPHNWSISDLSQYGSSEETISFLEMEDGTDASSTLDCVVCMAKRARITLPCGHRCLCIYCSPRVLKEFGCCPLCRGQVXAPXEEERRGNLAGERVPQNTSYTE